Proteins encoded within one genomic window of Halorussus salilacus:
- a CDS encoding thiolase domain-containing protein codes for MRDAYLVGAAQTDFGSFPDESYRSLFATAFERACESVPRGVDPDDIDEAVVGTLGVGGRQLGLSGPAATEHVGLHGIPTTRVENACAASGYAVRQAVQAVRSGMADVVLAGGVEIMTDASGDATKYWLGVSGETEWERLSGTTFAGVYAQMADAHMAEYGTTSEHLSRVAVKNHRNGAKNPHAQLGFECSLEDAETAQTVADPLTLYHCCPTSDGAAAALVVSEDVVSEYTDDPIRIAGVGAASDAVGLFQRESYTAIPASRRAAETAYDRAGIAPEDLDFAEVHDCFAIAEILAYEDLGFCDPGEGGDLVESGATDLDGDLPVNPSGGLKSKGHPIGATGAGQVAEAFKQLSGDAGNRQVEGATRGLTHNVGGSGGAAVVHVFEKEREVQEVAR; via the coding sequence ATGCGAGACGCCTACCTCGTCGGCGCGGCCCAGACCGACTTCGGGTCGTTCCCCGACGAAAGCTACCGGTCGCTGTTCGCCACCGCGTTCGAGCGGGCGTGCGAGTCGGTCCCCCGCGGAGTGGACCCCGACGACATCGACGAGGCGGTCGTCGGCACCCTCGGCGTCGGAGGTCGCCAGTTGGGGCTGTCGGGCCCGGCCGCGACCGAGCACGTCGGCCTCCACGGGATTCCGACCACGCGGGTCGAGAACGCCTGCGCCGCGTCCGGATACGCGGTCCGGCAGGCCGTGCAGGCCGTCCGGTCCGGGATGGCCGACGTGGTGCTGGCGGGCGGAGTCGAGATAATGACCGACGCGTCGGGCGACGCCACCAAGTACTGGCTCGGCGTCTCGGGCGAGACCGAGTGGGAACGCCTCTCGGGCACCACCTTCGCGGGCGTCTACGCCCAGATGGCCGACGCCCACATGGCCGAGTACGGCACCACCAGCGAACACCTCTCGCGGGTCGCGGTCAAGAACCACCGCAACGGCGCGAAGAACCCGCACGCCCAGTTGGGCTTCGAGTGCTCGCTCGAAGACGCCGAGACCGCTCAGACCGTGGCCGACCCCCTGACGCTCTATCACTGCTGTCCCACCAGCGACGGCGCGGCCGCGGCCCTCGTGGTCTCGGAGGACGTCGTCTCGGAGTACACCGACGACCCCATCCGAATCGCGGGGGTCGGGGCCGCGAGCGACGCCGTGGGGCTGTTCCAGCGCGAGAGCTACACCGCCATTCCGGCCTCCCGTCGCGCCGCCGAGACCGCCTACGACCGGGCCGGAATCGCGCCCGAGGACCTCGACTTCGCGGAGGTCCACGACTGCTTCGCCATCGCCGAGATTCTGGCCTACGAGGACCTCGGCTTCTGCGACCCCGGCGAGGGGGGCGACCTCGTGGAGTCGGGCGCGACCGACCTCGACGGCGACCTCCCGGTCAACCCCTCGGGCGGCCTCAAGTCGAAGGGCCACCCCATCGGCGCGACCGGCGCGGGGCAGGTCGCGGAGGCCTTCAAACAGCTCTCGGGCGACGCCGGGAATCGGCAGGTCGAAGGCGCGACCCGCGGGCTGACCCACAACGTCGGCGGGAGCGGCGGTGCCGCGGTGGTTCACGTCTTCGAAAAAGAGCGGGAGGTACAGGAGGTGGCACGATGA
- a CDS encoding enoyl-CoA hydratase/isomerase family protein, translating into MSENRDADAPAPGSPEAVGAECDHVEVAVGDRVEGVATVTLSRPDARNALNAQLRAELKDVLDAIEASDVRVVVLTGSEESGAFVAGADVTELRERDSIEQREASKRPRVYEYVDDLEQPVVGALNGHALGGGCELAQACDTRIAREDAKLGQPEINLGIMPGGGGTQRLPRLVGEGQAMRLILSGEIIDAEEAADIGLVDEVHPEGEFDDRVYELAGRMADKSPLALEFAKKAVKASSRTDLEAGIEYEAELFAQLFASEDKNEGIDAFLEDREPEWDGK; encoded by the coding sequence ATGAGCGAAAACCGCGACGCCGACGCCCCCGCGCCCGGAAGTCCAGAGGCGGTCGGCGCGGAGTGCGACCACGTCGAGGTCGCGGTCGGCGACCGGGTCGAGGGCGTCGCCACCGTCACCCTCTCGCGCCCGGACGCCCGGAACGCGCTGAACGCTCAGCTCCGAGCGGAGCTGAAGGACGTGCTGGACGCGATAGAGGCTAGCGACGTGCGCGTGGTCGTCCTCACCGGCTCCGAGGAGTCCGGGGCCTTCGTCGCGGGGGCCGACGTGACGGAGTTGCGCGAGCGCGACTCAATCGAACAGCGCGAGGCCAGCAAGCGACCCCGCGTCTACGAGTACGTCGACGACCTCGAACAGCCCGTCGTCGGCGCGCTGAACGGCCACGCGCTCGGGGGCGGATGCGAACTCGCGCAGGCCTGCGACACCCGCATCGCCCGCGAGGACGCCAAGCTGGGCCAGCCCGAGATAAATCTGGGCATCATGCCCGGCGGCGGCGGCACCCAGCGCCTCCCCCGACTCGTCGGCGAGGGACAGGCCATGCGGCTGATTCTCTCGGGCGAGATAATCGACGCCGAGGAGGCCGCAGACATCGGGCTCGTCGACGAGGTCCACCCCGAGGGCGAGTTCGACGACCGCGTCTACGAACTCGCGGGTCGGATGGCCGACAAGAGCCCGCTCGCGCTCGAATTCGCCAAGAAGGCCGTGAAGGCGTCGAGTCGGACGGACCTCGAAGCGGGCATCGAGTACGAGGCCGAGCTGTTCGCCCAGCTGTTCGCCTCCGAGGACAAGAACGAGGGCATCGACGCCTTCCTCGAAGACCGCGAGCCCGAGTGGGACGGGAAGTAG
- a CDS encoding lipopolysaccharide biosynthesis protein, which produces MSRGPDEDVPDDERDALLTIAHGAVVTSGGVSAQRALVSATEFVLARGLGPVAYGVYALAWRIAQLLIRLVTFGSVQTLQRYLPAYEDDPERRARVAGLAYATTVGFGLAIAAGVWALAPWLDEATVEHPSFPPAMRLFGVLVGLLGLVMVSAAIFRAVGSARGEVLFNKLLRPGVRLLGALAALALGYSVVGVAGAVAVCGLLLALAGIPFTVRATGVRPTLRGARTEVGRFYDHAAPVAMSSLGKVFQNRVDILLVGTLLTAVAAGIYNVVLVLVSIAWIPLLSFNQLLPPVASDLYSNDRMETLDAVYSSVTRLIVTTVTPILAVQLVFGRELLALFGPTYVRGYAPLAVYLGGVFVGSAVGATGWLLMMTDHQYARMALDWLLAVLNVGLTYLFVVEFGLVGAALGTSLAIAVQNALQVVLLRRFEGLWPFDATFIRPLAAGVVMAATMAGVRATVGPSPLAVGVGTVTGLLAYVGSLLALGVDPRDRLVVRELAGRYRTDIAEAVPF; this is translated from the coding sequence ATGAGCCGAGGGCCCGACGAGGACGTGCCGGACGACGAGCGCGACGCGCTGTTGACCATCGCCCACGGCGCGGTGGTGACCTCCGGAGGGGTCTCGGCCCAGCGCGCGCTGGTCTCGGCGACGGAGTTCGTCCTCGCACGCGGGCTCGGCCCCGTCGCCTACGGAGTGTACGCGCTCGCGTGGCGGATCGCACAGTTGCTGATACGACTGGTCACCTTCGGGAGCGTCCAGACTCTCCAGCGGTACCTCCCCGCCTACGAGGACGACCCCGAGCGCCGAGCGCGGGTCGCGGGGCTGGCCTACGCCACTACGGTCGGATTCGGCCTCGCCATCGCGGCGGGCGTGTGGGCGCTGGCCCCGTGGCTCGACGAGGCCACCGTCGAGCACCCGTCGTTCCCGCCCGCGATGCGACTGTTCGGCGTCCTCGTCGGCCTGCTCGGTCTCGTGATGGTCTCGGCCGCGATATTCCGCGCGGTCGGGTCGGCCCGGGGCGAGGTGCTGTTCAACAAGCTCCTCCGGCCCGGCGTGCGACTTCTCGGCGCGCTCGCGGCGCTCGCGCTCGGCTACTCGGTGGTCGGCGTCGCCGGTGCGGTCGCGGTCTGCGGGCTCCTCCTCGCGCTCGCCGGGATTCCATTCACGGTCCGGGCGACCGGGGTCAGACCGACGCTCCGGGGCGCGCGGACCGAGGTCGGCCGGTTCTACGACCACGCCGCGCCGGTGGCGATGAGCAGTCTCGGGAAGGTGTTCCAGAACCGCGTCGACATCCTGCTGGTCGGCACGCTCCTGACCGCGGTCGCGGCGGGTATCTACAACGTCGTCCTCGTGCTGGTCTCTATCGCGTGGATACCCCTGCTGTCGTTCAATCAGCTCCTGCCGCCGGTGGCCTCGGACCTCTACTCGAACGACCGGATGGAGACGCTCGACGCCGTCTACTCGTCGGTGACACGGCTCATCGTCACCACCGTGACTCCCATCCTCGCGGTCCAGTTGGTGTTCGGCCGGGAACTGCTGGCGCTGTTCGGGCCGACGTACGTCCGGGGGTACGCCCCGCTGGCGGTCTACCTCGGCGGCGTGTTCGTCGGGAGCGCGGTCGGCGCGACCGGGTGGTTGCTCATGATGACCGACCACCAGTACGCTCGGATGGCGCTCGACTGGCTGCTCGCCGTGCTGAACGTCGGTCTGACCTACCTGTTCGTCGTGGAGTTCGGCCTCGTCGGCGCGGCGCTGGGAACCTCGCTCGCCATCGCGGTCCAGAACGCCCTGCAGGTCGTGTTGCTCAGGCGGTTCGAGGGGCTGTGGCCGTTCGACGCCACGTTCATCAGGCCGCTCGCCGCTGGCGTCGTCATGGCCGCAACGATGGCGGGCGTCCGGGCGACGGTCGGACCGTCCCCGCTCGCGGTCGGCGTCGGGACGGTCACAGGCCTCCTCGCCTACGTCGGGAGCCTGCTCGCGCTGGGCGTCGACCCCCGGGACCGCCTCGTCGTCCGCGAACTCGCGGGGCGCTATCGGACCGATATCGCCGAGGCCGTGCCGTTCTGA
- a CDS encoding SHOCT domain-containing protein, with translation MTSSNQIDTATILLLVLGALIVLPLLTMGMGFGGMMGYGGMMGQYGDTGGWWPLVGMVVPLAFLLVLLVGGYLVLQRVTGDQTSRDPAMEELRSAYARGDLSDEEFEQRRERLERRE, from the coding sequence ATGACCTCCTCGAACCAAATCGACACCGCGACCATCCTCCTCCTCGTCCTCGGGGCGCTCATCGTACTGCCGTTGCTCACCATGGGAATGGGCTTCGGTGGCATGATGGGATACGGCGGGATGATGGGTCAGTACGGCGATACCGGGGGCTGGTGGCCGCTCGTGGGGATGGTCGTTCCGCTCGCGTTCCTCCTCGTCCTCCTCGTCGGGGGATACCTCGTCCTCCAGCGCGTGACCGGCGACCAGACCTCCCGAGACCCGGCGATGGAGGAGCTACGCTCGGCGTACGCCCGGGGTGACCTCAGCGACGAGGAGTTCGAACAGCGCCGGGAGCGACTCGAACGCCGGGAGTGA
- a CDS encoding zinc ribbon domain-containing protein: MSDADLTPEIEAVGAYAPRIRISAEEFEDAWGRFHAPGVAEKAVPDADEDAVTMAYEAAARALGAAERAGEEVAYLAFATTTPPLAEEDLTVRLGGMLGVSDEATRHVFAGSTRAGTRALDAALSAGPWSPPSRDDEADVDNRDDEADARVGLVVAADCPRGDPDSAEEHAAGAGAAAFVLSESGDAEVLARDEYAAEYPGVRFRERGSDATEGLGVTSYDRRAFTETLAGAVGGLAVGEVDAAAVQAPNGKLPYRAAGSLGVETDAIRACATVHDLGDTGAASVPLSLATALEEGEERILAAAYGSGAGADALLVENRGVPAKLALDGDESVSFAEYLRRRGDLTSGAPEGGGAYVSVPSWRRTLDQRYRLVAGRCPECEALNFPPEGACNACKTLVGGYEDVALSGTGVVEAATTISQGGAPPEFAEQQAQSGDFGVVVVALDGPDGGSVSVPSQVVGSDEVGIGDEVETTIRRIYTQEGVTRYGFKVRPR; this comes from the coding sequence ATGAGCGACGCCGACCTGACCCCCGAAATCGAGGCCGTCGGGGCCTACGCGCCCCGAATCCGAATCTCCGCCGAGGAGTTCGAGGACGCGTGGGGGCGGTTCCACGCCCCCGGCGTCGCCGAGAAGGCGGTCCCCGACGCCGACGAGGACGCGGTGACGATGGCTTACGAGGCCGCCGCCCGCGCGCTCGGCGCGGCCGAGCGCGCGGGCGAGGAGGTCGCGTATCTCGCGTTCGCCACGACCACGCCGCCGCTGGCCGAGGAGGACCTGACGGTCCGACTCGGCGGGATGCTGGGGGTCTCCGACGAGGCGACCCGCCACGTCTTCGCGGGAAGCACCCGGGCCGGGACGCGGGCGCTCGACGCCGCGCTCTCGGCGGGACCGTGGTCCCCGCCGTCCCGAGACGACGAGGCCGACGTGGACAATCGCGACGACGAGGCCGACGCGCGCGTCGGCCTCGTCGTCGCCGCCGACTGCCCGCGGGGCGACCCCGACAGCGCCGAGGAACACGCCGCCGGAGCGGGCGCGGCCGCGTTCGTCCTCTCCGAGTCGGGCGATGCGGAGGTCCTCGCCCGCGACGAGTACGCCGCGGAGTACCCCGGCGTCCGATTCCGCGAGCGCGGGAGCGACGCGACCGAGGGGCTGGGCGTCACGAGCTACGACCGCCGGGCGTTCACCGAGACGCTCGCCGGAGCAGTCGGCGGGCTGGCGGTCGGGGAGGTCGACGCCGCGGCCGTGCAGGCCCCGAACGGAAAGCTCCCCTACCGCGCGGCCGGGTCGCTCGGCGTCGAGACGGACGCGATTCGGGCGTGCGCGACCGTCCACGACCTCGGGGACACCGGCGCGGCGAGCGTCCCGCTGAGTCTGGCGACCGCACTGGAAGAGGGCGAGGAGCGAATCCTCGCCGCGGCGTACGGGAGCGGCGCGGGCGCAGACGCCCTGCTGGTCGAGAACCGGGGCGTCCCCGCGAAACTGGCGCTCGACGGTGACGAATCCGTCTCCTTCGCCGAGTACCTCCGGCGGCGGGGCGACCTGACCTCGGGCGCGCCAGAGGGCGGCGGCGCGTACGTCAGCGTCCCCTCGTGGCGGCGGACTCTCGACCAGCGGTATCGCCTCGTTGCGGGTCGGTGCCCCGAGTGCGAGGCCCTGAACTTCCCGCCCGAGGGCGCGTGCAACGCCTGCAAGACGCTGGTCGGGGGCTACGAGGACGTGGCGCTCTCGGGGACCGGCGTCGTGGAGGCCGCGACGACCATCTCGCAGGGCGGCGCGCCCCCGGAGTTCGCCGAACAGCAGGCCCAGTCGGGCGACTTCGGCGTGGTCGTGGTCGCGCTCGACGGTCCCGACGGCGGGAGCGTGAGCGTCCCCTCGCAGGTGGTCGGGTCGGACGAGGTGGGGATCGGGGACGAAGTCGAGACCACGATTCGACGAATCTACACGCAGGAGGGCGTGACTCGGTACGGATTCAAGGTCCGACCGCGGTGA
- a CDS encoding 3-hydroxyacyl-CoA dehydrogenase family protein, translating to MNVAVLGAGTMGHGIAQVSAMAGNSVTIRDIEDDLVEGGIDSIESNLQGGVEREKVTPEEKAAALDRISGTTDLPEAVAEADLVVEAVPEDVDLKRETFAEVEEHAPADAVIASNTSSLSVTEIVSVLDDPGRGIGLHFFNPVHIMELVEVVVGEQTDDETLDFAEAFVEDIGKTAVTVRDTAGFASSRLGVALGVEAMRMVEEGVASPRDIDASMELGYNHPMGPIELGDVVGLDVRLDILEHLREELGERFRPPQILRRKVRAGKLGRKTGEGFYVWEDGEIVATSGDWGDDE from the coding sequence ATGAACGTCGCCGTACTCGGAGCCGGGACCATGGGCCACGGCATCGCCCAGGTCTCGGCGATGGCTGGCAACAGCGTGACGATTCGGGACATCGAAGACGACCTCGTCGAGGGCGGAATCGACTCCATCGAGTCGAACCTCCAGGGCGGCGTCGAGCGCGAGAAGGTGACCCCCGAGGAGAAGGCGGCCGCGCTCGACCGCATCTCGGGCACGACCGACCTCCCCGAGGCTGTCGCCGAGGCCGACCTCGTGGTCGAGGCGGTCCCCGAGGACGTGGACCTCAAGCGCGAGACCTTCGCGGAGGTCGAAGAGCACGCCCCCGCCGACGCCGTCATCGCGTCGAACACCTCGTCGCTGTCGGTGACCGAAATCGTCTCGGTGCTCGACGACCCCGGCCGGGGTATCGGCCTCCACTTCTTCAACCCCGTCCACATCATGGAACTGGTCGAGGTCGTGGTCGGCGAGCAGACCGACGACGAGACCCTCGACTTCGCCGAGGCGTTCGTCGAGGACATCGGCAAGACCGCGGTGACGGTCCGGGACACCGCCGGGTTCGCCTCCTCGCGGCTCGGGGTCGCGCTGGGCGTCGAGGCCATGCGGATGGTCGAGGAGGGCGTCGCCAGCCCCCGCGACATCGACGCCTCGATGGAGCTGGGGTACAACCACCCGATGGGTCCCATCGAGTTGGGCGACGTGGTCGGGCTGGACGTGCGCCTCGACATCCTCGAACACCTCCGCGAGGAGCTGGGCGAGCGGTTCCGCCCGCCCCAGATTCTCCGCCGGAAGGTCCGGGCCGGGAAGCTCGGCAGGAAGACCGGCGAGGGGTTCTACGTCTGGGAGGACGGCGAGATAGTGGCCACGTCGGGCGACTGGGGTGACGACGAATGA